A window of Komagataeibacter medellinensis NBRC 3288 contains these coding sequences:
- a CDS encoding DUF4175 domain-containing protein, whose amino-acid sequence MTVGQNSPQTSGGLPQRLARARQQAHRVLWAERLWPLMLPAADAAMGVALLGLTRLPQHLPDSLHALLLGGCVAGTVYITGRLWRRLRPPTPAETDRRVEQASGLTGQPLRTLQDHPANAPTPEITYLWHLHLQRTKAALDHLRGGWPRLGLPDGRWWAATPLLALLLAGGMAWNGAHAPSRILAAFIPGVDDADTPAPQINAWITLPDYAPGAPVFLDATHGTATVPAGAQLSVTLNGLAGQPALRMRGAQQPAIGPHAFHALGNDSWNTQATLLASGQITLRGRGRTLARWTLHITPNPAPDVAWGKDPGSQEGEWRTRLPYHVAQPYGIASLHAELVMPDSPHDVLDVPIALNGQPRKADDMATPDLSQNPWAGEDVTARLVATSNSGMSATSAPVHLRIGARVFNNPLAKAILDIRKRVALHRENRVQAGRELLSLGQADTMLTHHVGLLVALTSTAAILGSDDVTDDYAINQATGRLWFLALDIEHNRRDMDNAQADFGVQTAQEAVRQQLEHMREMGPKGQGPDQQAELQHRMQALKDAISRKMQALAQQAMRDHSAMPAIPEMTSRGEQNLAQMMQQLQEDAAGGHNADAMQKLQQMEDIAEGMRNATPQDMVELARQMQARQQAMELRRALRDLVSRQAQLLDHAQLRMDQDQRQRDQEAASHQTDMDADGADLSTMSTADLLRQLGISQPGGAPQPQSAAPPPATSMTPEARTAQQHADRAVQHALARAVHELQREFKQLGGKDMPALDKAQTDMKAVRAALGAGRDPDAASAEKKVLADLQQGSQQMRKSMRSQSAQGAMTVFLPMLSHENGKGSHGSGGNHPASEDDEDDTDQQAEGSGDRDPLGRKTGGTHAGMDNDTHLPDKASRERAREIEQELRRRDADRTRPPEELEYLDRLLRAF is encoded by the coding sequence ATGACAGTCGGGCAGAACAGCCCCCAGACAAGTGGCGGCCTGCCGCAACGCCTGGCCCGTGCCCGCCAGCAGGCGCACCGTGTCCTGTGGGCGGAACGGTTGTGGCCGCTCATGCTGCCTGCGGCCGATGCGGCCATGGGTGTTGCGCTGCTGGGCCTGACACGCCTGCCCCAGCACCTGCCTGACAGCCTGCATGCCCTGCTGCTGGGGGGCTGTGTTGCGGGTACGGTTTATATCACGGGGCGGCTGTGGCGCAGGCTGCGTCCCCCCACCCCTGCCGAAACAGATCGCCGCGTGGAGCAGGCATCCGGCCTGACCGGCCAGCCCCTGCGTACATTGCAGGACCATCCCGCCAACGCCCCGACACCAGAAATCACCTATCTGTGGCACCTTCACCTCCAGCGCACCAAGGCGGCACTGGACCACCTGCGTGGCGGATGGCCGCGCCTGGGCCTGCCGGATGGGCGCTGGTGGGCCGCAACCCCTCTACTGGCCTTACTGCTGGCAGGCGGCATGGCCTGGAATGGTGCTCATGCCCCCAGCCGTATTCTGGCCGCCTTCATTCCCGGCGTGGATGATGCCGACACACCTGCCCCCCAGATCAATGCCTGGATCACCTTGCCCGATTATGCCCCCGGCGCCCCGGTTTTCCTTGACGCCACGCATGGCACCGCAACCGTACCCGCAGGCGCACAGCTGAGTGTCACGCTGAACGGGCTGGCCGGTCAGCCAGCCCTGCGCATGCGCGGGGCGCAGCAGCCCGCCATCGGCCCGCACGCCTTTCACGCACTGGGCAATGACAGTTGGAACACGCAGGCCACCCTGCTTGCCAGTGGCCAGATTACCCTGCGCGGCCGGGGCCGGACATTGGCGCGGTGGACCCTGCACATCACCCCCAATCCCGCCCCTGATGTGGCATGGGGCAAGGACCCCGGCAGCCAGGAGGGGGAATGGCGGACCCGCCTGCCCTACCATGTGGCCCAGCCTTACGGCATCGCTTCCCTCCATGCCGAACTGGTCATGCCCGACAGCCCGCATGATGTGCTGGATGTGCCTATTGCGCTCAATGGCCAGCCGCGCAAGGCCGATGATATGGCAACGCCCGACCTGTCACAGAACCCGTGGGCGGGAGAGGACGTGACCGCCCGTCTGGTCGCCACCAGCAACAGCGGCATGAGTGCAACATCCGCCCCTGTGCACCTGCGCATTGGCGCACGCGTGTTCAACAACCCACTGGCCAAGGCCATTCTGGACATACGCAAGCGCGTGGCCCTGCACCGTGAAAACCGCGTACAGGCCGGGCGTGAACTCCTGTCGCTGGGGCAGGCCGATACCATGCTGACCCATCATGTGGGCCTGCTGGTGGCACTGACCAGTACTGCCGCCATTCTGGGCAGCGATGACGTGACGGATGACTATGCCATAAATCAGGCTACCGGGAGGCTGTGGTTCCTGGCGCTGGATATTGAACATAACCGTCGTGACATGGATAACGCACAGGCCGATTTTGGCGTACAGACGGCACAGGAAGCCGTACGCCAGCAACTTGAGCACATGCGTGAAATGGGCCCGAAGGGACAGGGTCCTGACCAGCAGGCGGAACTCCAGCACCGTATGCAGGCGCTCAAGGATGCGATTTCACGCAAGATGCAGGCACTGGCGCAGCAGGCCATGCGCGATCATTCCGCCATGCCCGCCATTCCAGAAATGACATCACGCGGGGAGCAGAACCTCGCGCAGATGATGCAGCAGTTGCAGGAAGACGCGGCAGGCGGTCACAACGCCGATGCCATGCAGAAACTCCAGCAGATGGAGGATATAGCAGAAGGCATGCGCAACGCCACTCCGCAGGACATGGTGGAACTCGCCCGGCAGATGCAGGCCCGCCAGCAGGCAATGGAACTGCGCCGCGCCCTGCGTGACCTTGTCAGCCGCCAGGCACAACTGCTTGACCATGCCCAGCTACGCATGGACCAGGACCAGCGCCAGCGTGACCAGGAAGCGGCAAGCCACCAGACCGACATGGATGCGGATGGCGCGGACCTATCCACCATGTCCACGGCAGACCTGCTACGGCAACTGGGCATTTCCCAGCCTGGCGGCGCACCCCAACCCCAGTCCGCCGCACCACCACCTGCCACCAGCATGACACCGGAAGCCCGCACCGCCCAGCAGCACGCGGACCGCGCGGTGCAGCATGCCCTTGCCCGCGCTGTGCATGAACTGCAGCGCGAGTTCAAGCAGTTGGGCGGCAAGGACATGCCCGCACTGGACAAGGCGCAGACAGACATGAAAGCCGTGCGCGCAGCCCTTGGCGCAGGCAGGGACCCCGATGCAGCAAGCGCCGAGAAGAAGGTCCTGGCCGACCTGCAACAGGGTAGCCAGCAGATGCGCAAATCCATGCGCAGCCAGAGTGCGCAGGGAGCCATGACCGTTTTCCTGCCCATGCTTTCACACGAAAATGGCAAGGGCAGCCATGGCAGCGGCGGCAACCATCCCGCCAGCGAGGATGACGAGGACGATACCGACCAGCAGGCCGAGGGCAGCGGTGACCGCGACCCGCTGGGTCGCAAGACCGGTGGTACCCATGCCGGCATGGATAACGACACCCATCTGCCAGACAAGGCCAGCCGCGAGCGCGCCCGCGAGATCGAGCAAGAATTACGCCGCCGCGATGCCGACCGCACCCGTCCGCCAGAGGAGCTGGAATATCTAGACCGCCTGCTGCGCGCTTTCTAA
- a CDS encoding cytidine deaminase, whose protein sequence is MDITPLVKSAIDARGRAYAPYSRFQVGAALETEDGRVFAGCNVENAAYPEGTCAEAGAIAAMVMAGGRQIRRIVVCGGGDTACTPCGGCRQKIREFAVPQTPVTMVSANGSVLLVRTLAELLPDSFGPENLA, encoded by the coding sequence ATGGATATCACGCCCCTTGTAAAGTCTGCCATTGATGCGCGTGGGCGCGCCTATGCGCCCTATTCGCGCTTTCAGGTGGGGGCTGCACTGGAGACGGAAGATGGCCGTGTCTTTGCCGGGTGCAATGTGGAAAACGCGGCCTACCCCGAAGGTACCTGCGCCGAGGCCGGCGCCATAGCAGCCATGGTGATGGCGGGCGGACGCCAGATCCGCCGTATCGTGGTATGTGGTGGGGGGGACACCGCGTGCACGCCCTGCGGAGGATGCAGGCAGAAGATCCGTGAGTTTGCGGTGCCGCAAACGCCGGTCACCATGGTTTCCGCCAACGGATCCGTACTCCTGGTGCGTACGCTGGCGGAACTGCTGCCGGATAGTTTCGGGCCGGAAAATCTGGCCTGA
- a CDS encoding N-formylglutamate amidohydrolase → MQHAALAQEPSRLLTRDDPAPVIQFGTSVMDGGFPPPGLPFVLVSDHAGCAIPAALGDMGVSAHDRARHIACDLGMAETGRLLAQHLDCLLIEQTYSRLVIDCNRAPGHPTSIVRHSDGTSVPANTDISAAQEGCRVEEIFLPYHQQIGDEISMRLEAGLPVVLVSLHSFTDCMNGQDRPWHTGVLHNRNPAFGLRVRDLLAAEEGLVVGSNEPYALTDASDYTVPVHAEGRGLPYLEIEIRQDLVATPQGQAEWAQRLARILPQAWQEFSHQVHAR, encoded by the coding sequence ATGCAACATGCAGCCCTTGCGCAGGAACCGTCACGTTTGCTGACGCGTGATGACCCGGCTCCTGTCATCCAGTTCGGCACATCGGTAATGGATGGTGGCTTTCCGCCGCCTGGTCTCCCCTTTGTTCTGGTCAGTGACCACGCGGGCTGCGCCATTCCCGCAGCATTGGGGGATATGGGGGTCAGCGCGCATGACCGGGCGCGCCATATCGCCTGCGACCTGGGCATGGCCGAGACCGGGCGACTGCTGGCGCAGCACCTGGACTGCCTGCTGATCGAGCAGACGTATTCCCGTCTTGTGATCGACTGCAACCGCGCGCCGGGCCACCCGACTTCTATCGTGCGGCACAGCGATGGCACATCCGTGCCCGCCAATACCGACATTTCCGCCGCGCAGGAAGGCTGCCGGGTAGAGGAGATATTTCTGCCCTACCACCAGCAGATCGGTGATGAGATCTCGATGCGGCTGGAAGCCGGGCTGCCGGTGGTGCTGGTCTCGCTGCACAGCTTTACCGATTGCATGAACGGGCAGGATCGCCCCTGGCATACCGGTGTGCTGCACAACCGCAATCCCGCCTTTGGCCTGCGCGTGCGTGACCTGTTGGCGGCGGAAGAGGGGCTGGTGGTCGGCAGTAACGAGCCTTATGCCCTGACCGATGCCAGCGACTATACCGTGCCGGTCCATGCCGAAGGGCGTGGCCTGCCCTATCTTGAAATCGAGATACGCCAGGACTTGGTCGCAACCCCGCAGGGACAGGCGGAATGGGCGCAGCGTCTGGCCCGTATCCTGCCGCAGGCATGGCAGGAGTTCAGCCACCAGGTCCACGCCCGGTGA
- a CDS encoding cation:proton antiporter, translated as MEIAGLAAILMAIAVLLVVVSAVQPLARRLELSETVLLAIVGIVIGGAADLVLRNSHLDIFSGAAQTLLDFPLNSEAFLLIFLPILVFQGALGIDVRRLAHETATVLLLAVVAVAVSTAAIGFALYPFAGMPLAVCLLLGSIVATTDPSAVAGIFKEIGAASRLTRLVEGEALLNDAAAISIFTILLGSITSHHKIMLGGAMLEFFVSFIGALIIGVVFGRLTLMLIPALGAAPAAEVTLTVALPYLAYIVCDEFLGFSGVVATAASGLTISIYGPSTFRPQTWRFLNELWQQLVFWAGSLVFVLASMLVPRLLVGMTKWDCVLILLAAGAGLLARGAVVFGMLPVLAATKLSPPVPTPFKVTMVWGGLRGAITLALALAVTENEHVSSSIAHFIGIIATGFVLITLFVNGLSLRYLVLFLKLDQLPLIDQALRHQILAIGLGEVRDQTREVAGELGFSPNVTTTVVDVLDRRVHSEEQANTFDTALGDRQRVTLALIVIANRERSILLDMFRIQGLSRRVMETLLRSAEAMVDGARLEGRFGYVRALRRRLRPSLRFRVAQVIHHRFNFDMPLMYCMMERFEMLMIGYFVSLSLTRFMRQRMEPTLGSRISEIVGEVLGRQCKLLDEALQTLRLHYHGYSEALENRMLRQIALRLEEEKYDTLMADSLLSEELHRELHKDVEHRREQLDFRLKFNIRAGIESRIHNFPLFEGVPDGVLHDVAMKMSIHFSSPGERLYRKGQKVRTVYFISAGLAETHYPKHDVRFGAGAVLGGEEALKDERVTATSRSLQFGHFMTMSARNFRKLVEDYPRIGENLERLTQARNKGELPDAQLLPQDGQDAPENPPSYDAIDLAIAPVSRALPVRQDNQASDA; from the coding sequence ATGGAGATAGCGGGTCTGGCAGCAATCCTGATGGCAATTGCCGTACTGCTTGTCGTGGTCAGTGCGGTGCAACCGCTTGCCCGTCGTCTGGAACTGTCCGAAACTGTCCTGCTTGCCATTGTGGGCATCGTGATCGGTGGGGCGGCCGACCTTGTGCTGCGCAATTCCCATCTGGACATCTTCAGTGGCGCGGCCCAGACGCTGCTGGATTTTCCGCTCAACAGTGAAGCGTTCCTGCTGATCTTCCTGCCCATACTGGTGTTTCAAGGGGCCTTGGGCATTGACGTGCGCAGACTTGCGCACGAAACCGCCACCGTGCTGCTGCTGGCCGTTGTGGCGGTGGCCGTATCCACGGCCGCGATCGGTTTCGCGCTCTATCCCTTTGCGGGCATGCCGCTGGCGGTGTGTCTGCTACTGGGTTCCATTGTAGCGACGACCGACCCGTCGGCAGTGGCGGGCATATTCAAGGAAATTGGTGCCGCAAGCCGTCTGACCCGCCTGGTGGAAGGCGAGGCGCTGCTCAATGATGCCGCGGCCATTTCCATTTTCACCATCCTGCTCGGTTCCATCACCTCGCACCACAAGATCATGCTGGGCGGCGCGATGCTGGAGTTTTTCGTCTCCTTCATCGGCGCACTCATCATTGGCGTGGTGTTCGGGCGTCTGACGCTCATGCTCATTCCGGCACTGGGTGCGGCCCCTGCCGCCGAGGTCACGCTTACGGTCGCACTTCCATACCTGGCCTATATTGTCTGTGATGAATTCCTGGGCTTCTCCGGCGTGGTGGCAACGGCGGCATCAGGGCTGACCATTTCCATTTATGGCCCTTCCACCTTCCGGCCACAGACATGGCGGTTCCTTAACGAACTGTGGCAGCAGCTTGTGTTCTGGGCGGGGTCACTGGTGTTTGTGCTGGCTTCCATGCTGGTGCCGCGTCTGCTGGTGGGCATGACCAAATGGGACTGCGTGCTGATCCTGCTGGCGGCAGGTGCCGGGTTGCTGGCCCGTGGGGCCGTGGTGTTCGGCATGCTGCCCGTGCTTGCCGCTACCAAGCTGTCCCCCCCGGTGCCCACGCCGTTCAAGGTAACAATGGTGTGGGGTGGCTTGCGGGGTGCGATTACGCTGGCGCTGGCGCTGGCAGTGACCGAGAACGAGCATGTCTCCAGCAGCATCGCCCATTTCATCGGCATCATCGCCACGGGCTTCGTGCTGATCACGCTGTTCGTCAACGGCCTGTCGCTGCGTTATCTCGTGCTGTTTCTCAAGCTTGACCAGTTGCCGCTGATCGATCAGGCGCTGCGTCACCAGATACTGGCCATCGGGCTTGGCGAAGTGCGCGACCAAACACGTGAAGTGGCGGGCGAGCTTGGTTTTTCGCCCAATGTCACCACGACTGTAGTCGATGTGCTTGATCGCCGCGTCCATTCCGAGGAACAGGCCAATACCTTTGATACCGCGCTGGGGGACCGGCAGCGTGTGACACTGGCGCTGATTGTGATCGCCAATCGCGAGCGTTCCATCCTGCTGGATATGTTTCGCATACAGGGGCTGTCGCGCCGGGTCATGGAAACGCTGCTGCGCTCGGCGGAAGCGATGGTGGATGGCGCGCGGCTGGAAGGGCGCTTTGGGTATGTGCGTGCCCTGCGGCGCAGGCTGCGGCCCTCGCTGCGTTTCCGTGTGGCGCAGGTCATCCATCATCGCTTCAATTTCGACATGCCTCTCATGTACTGCATGATGGAGCGTTTCGAGATGCTGATGATCGGCTATTTCGTCTCGCTGTCCCTCACACGGTTCATGCGCCAGCGCATGGAGCCGACGCTCGGTTCGCGTATCAGCGAGATCGTGGGTGAGGTGCTGGGTCGCCAGTGCAAGCTGCTTGATGAAGCGCTGCAGACCCTGCGGCTACATTACCATGGTTATTCCGAAGCGTTGGAAAACCGGATGCTGCGCCAGATAGCACTCAGACTGGAAGAAGAAAAATACGATACCCTGATGGCTGATTCGCTGCTGAGCGAGGAACTGCATCGCGAACTGCACAAAGATGTGGAACACCGACGGGAGCAGCTGGATTTCAGGCTGAAATTCAACATTCGCGCCGGGATCGAGAGCCGCATCCACAATTTCCCCCTGTTTGAGGGCGTGCCCGATGGTGTGTTGCATGACGTGGCGATGAAGATGTCGATCCACTTCTCCTCCCCCGGTGAGCGGCTTTACCGCAAGGGCCAGAAGGTGCGTACGGTCTACTTCATCAGCGCGGGCCTGGCGGAGACGCATTATCCCAAGCATGATGTACGCTTTGGTGCGGGTGCTGTGCTGGGTGGGGAAGAGGCGCTGAAGGATGAGCGCGTCACGGCCACAAGCCGTTCGTTGCAGTTCGGGCATTTCATGACAATGAGCGCACGCAACTTCCGCAAGCTAGTGGAAGACTATCCGCGCATTGGTGAAAACCTGGAACGTCTGACACAGGCGCGGAACAAAGGTGAACTGCCCGATGCGCAGCTTCTGCCGCAGGATGGGCAGGATGCGCCGGAAAACCCACCATCCTACGATGCGATCGACCTGGCCATCGCCCCTGTTTCTCGTGCCCTTCCAGTGCGGCAGGACAATCAGGCAAGCGACGCCTGA
- the argH gene encoding argininosuccinate lyase, producing MPGNAKTPTDQDAHKANAQWGGRFAGGPAAIMQDINASIGFDKALWRQDIAGSKAHAAMLAKTGIIPAADAAAITEGLEQIGSEIAAGTFEFSTALEDIHMNIEARLSDRIGEAGKRLHTARSRNDQVATDFRLWVRDAMDGLDQQAASLQRALARRALEHAATPMPGFTHLQTAQPVTFGHHLMAYVEMLARDRGRLADARRRLNESPLGSAALAGTSFPIDRDMTAHALGFDRPTANSLDAVSDRDFALEYLSALSIMAMHLSRLAEEIVIWCSAPFSFIRLSDAFTTGSSIMPQKRNPDAAELVRAKGGRITGALVGLLTVMKGLPLAYAKDMQEDKEPVFAATDAASLSLAAMDGMIRDLSVNTQQMRAYAGSGFSTATDLADWLVRVLKVPFRTAHHVTGRLVGKAEAKGVGLADLTLEEMQAEEAGITADIFSVLTVDSSIASRTSYGGTAADNVRAQATRWLDTLGTAS from the coding sequence ATGCCGGGGAACGCAAAAACGCCGACGGATCAGGACGCACACAAGGCCAATGCACAGTGGGGCGGCCGGTTTGCCGGAGGGCCTGCGGCAATCATGCAGGACATCAACGCCTCGATCGGCTTTGACAAGGCCCTATGGCGACAGGACATAGCAGGCTCGAAAGCCCATGCCGCCATGCTGGCGAAAACCGGTATCATTCCTGCAGCCGATGCCGCCGCCATTACCGAAGGGCTGGAGCAGATCGGCAGTGAGATCGCGGCGGGCACCTTTGAATTCAGCACCGCACTTGAAGATATTCACATGAATATCGAAGCCCGCCTGTCCGACCGGATTGGTGAGGCAGGCAAGCGCCTGCACACGGCGCGCTCGCGCAATGACCAGGTCGCCACCGATTTCCGCCTGTGGGTGCGCGATGCGATGGACGGGCTGGACCAGCAGGCGGCCTCGCTGCAACGCGCGCTGGCGCGCCGGGCGCTGGAGCACGCGGCCACTCCCATGCCCGGCTTCACCCACCTGCAGACCGCACAACCCGTAACCTTCGGTCATCACCTGATGGCCTATGTGGAAATGCTGGCCCGTGACCGGGGCAGGCTTGCCGATGCACGTCGCAGGCTTAATGAGTCCCCCCTGGGTTCGGCAGCACTTGCGGGCACGTCCTTCCCCATTGACCGCGACATGACGGCGCATGCGCTGGGATTCGACCGCCCCACCGCCAATTCGCTCGATGCCGTGTCGGACCGGGACTTTGCGCTGGAATACCTCTCTGCCCTGTCCATCATGGCGATGCACCTTTCACGGCTGGCGGAAGAGATCGTGATCTGGTGCTCGGCCCCCTTCTCTTTTATCCGCCTGTCCGATGCGTTTACCACCGGCTCCTCCATCATGCCGCAAAAGCGCAACCCCGATGCCGCCGAGCTGGTCCGCGCCAAGGGCGGGCGCATTACCGGCGCGCTGGTGGGTCTGCTTACAGTCATGAAGGGGCTGCCGCTGGCCTATGCCAAGGACATGCAGGAGGACAAGGAACCCGTCTTTGCCGCAACCGATGCCGCAAGCCTCAGCCTGGCCGCGATGGACGGCATGATCCGTGACCTGAGCGTGAACACACAGCAGATGCGCGCCTATGCCGGATCAGGCTTTTCCACCGCCACCGACCTGGCCGACTGGCTTGTACGCGTGCTCAAGGTACCCTTCCGCACCGCGCACCACGTAACGGGGCGGCTTGTTGGCAAGGCGGAAGCAAAAGGCGTTGGTCTGGCTGACCTGACGCTGGAGGAAATGCAGGCGGAGGAAGCTGGCATCACGGCCGATATCTTCTCGGTGCTGACGGTCGATTCCTCCATTGCTTCGCGCACCAGTTACGGCGGCACGGCGGCTGATAACGTGCGCGCCCAGGCCACGCGCTGGCTCGATACGCTGGGGACAGCATCATGA
- the lysA gene encoding diaminopimelate decarboxylase, whose protein sequence is MAEAPPPCHGQDPSVAALLAVRPALSMHAMDGLVLEDVPLNAIADALGTPTWVMSAGTLRARYRHLAAAFRATGQAVSIHFAVKANDHLAVLRVLAAEGAGADVVSGGELRRAMAAGIPAGRIVFSGVGKTVVEMQAALRVGIAQINVESAEELELLSIVAQAEGLEAPVALRINPDVDAGTHAKITTGLATNKFGIPYNRAVELYAHAASLPGIRPVGLAMHIGSQIVRMQPYRTAYARLAALVHAIRARGLKVDVLDCGGGLGISYRDETEGAPEALAAAIHTELGGLDTHLAIEPGRWLAGPAGVLLSTVILRKRGYDGMPPFLVLDAAMNDLMRPSLYDAWHGIIPLAATTAAAKEEQVHVVGPVCESGDTFGHDRTLPHMEAGARVALLDCGAYGMVMSSTYNARPLAAQVMVDGSRWAVIRERQTVEELWAADSIPQWVNQTLLPSGGGL, encoded by the coding sequence ATGGCTGAAGCTCCCCCTCCCTGTCACGGACAGGATCCCTCCGTTGCCGCCCTTCTGGCCGTCCGTCCGGCGCTGTCCATGCATGCCATGGACGGACTTGTACTGGAAGACGTGCCCCTGAACGCCATAGCCGATGCGCTGGGCACCCCCACATGGGTCATGAGTGCCGGCACGCTACGCGCGCGCTACCGGCACCTTGCAGCGGCGTTCAGGGCTACCGGGCAGGCGGTTTCCATTCACTTCGCCGTCAAGGCCAACGACCATCTGGCCGTGTTGCGCGTGCTGGCCGCCGAAGGGGCCGGGGCGGATGTGGTCAGCGGTGGCGAACTGCGCCGCGCCATGGCGGCGGGCATACCGGCGGGGCGCATCGTCTTTTCCGGCGTTGGCAAGACCGTAGTCGAAATGCAGGCCGCCCTGCGCGTCGGCATTGCCCAGATCAATGTGGAAAGTGCGGAGGAACTGGAACTCCTCTCCATCGTGGCGCAGGCCGAAGGGCTGGAAGCACCTGTGGCCCTGCGCATCAACCCCGATGTGGATGCCGGCACCCATGCCAAGATTACCACTGGTCTTGCCACCAACAAATTTGGCATTCCCTATAATCGCGCGGTCGAACTGTATGCCCATGCGGCAAGCCTGCCCGGCATTCGCCCCGTGGGGCTGGCCATGCATATCGGCAGCCAGATCGTGCGCATGCAGCCCTATCGCACGGCCTATGCAAGGCTGGCGGCCCTTGTCCACGCCATCCGCGCACGTGGTCTGAAGGTCGATGTACTGGATTGCGGCGGGGGCCTGGGCATTTCCTACCGCGATGAAACCGAAGGCGCGCCCGAGGCACTGGCCGCAGCCATCCATACCGAACTGGGTGGACTGGACACACATCTGGCCATCGAGCCGGGGCGGTGGCTTGCCGGTCCTGCCGGGGTGCTGCTGAGCACGGTCATCCTGCGCAAACGCGGCTATGACGGCATGCCGCCCTTTCTCGTGCTGGATGCGGCCATGAACGACCTCATGCGCCCTAGCCTGTATGATGCATGGCATGGCATCATCCCGCTTGCCGCCACCACGGCGGCAGCCAAAGAAGAACAGGTGCATGTGGTAGGGCCAGTGTGTGAAAGTGGCGATACCTTCGGCCATGACCGCACCCTGCCGCATATGGAGGCAGGTGCGCGCGTGGCCCTGCTGGATTGCGGGGCGTATGGCATGGTGATGAGTTCAACCTATAACGCCCGCCCGCTGGCGGCTCAGGTCATGGTGGATGGCAGTCGCTGGGCCGTGATCCGTGAGCGGCAGACGGTCGAGGAACTCTGGGCCGCCGACAGCATTCCCCAATGGGTGAACCAGACCCTTCTCCCATCTGGCGGAGGCCTATGA
- a CDS encoding thiamine phosphate synthase, translated as MSAPLPSRIYPVVDSAQWVARLGQAGARLIQLRLKDRTADALRHEIREGIRHARAHGVTLVLNDYWQAAIEEGMDYIHLGQEDLDTADLSAIRAAGIRLGVSTHDEHELERALSVAPDYVALGPVWPTTLKKMPWAPQGTARLTVWKQRIGAIPLVAIGGVTLARAPLCLAAGADCVSAVSDFIRMPDPAAQVRAWLEATAGPATV; from the coding sequence ATGAGCGCGCCACTGCCTTCACGCATCTATCCCGTAGTCGATTCCGCGCAGTGGGTGGCCCGTCTGGGGCAGGCGGGTGCCAGGTTGATCCAGTTGCGACTGAAGGACAGGACGGCCGATGCCCTGCGCCATGAAATCCGTGAAGGCATCCGCCATGCGCGTGCCCATGGCGTAACACTCGTACTGAATGATTACTGGCAGGCGGCAATCGAGGAAGGGATGGATTACATCCATCTGGGCCAGGAAGATCTGGACACGGCGGACCTGTCCGCCATCCGTGCGGCGGGGATTCGCCTTGGTGTCAGTACGCATGACGAGCACGAACTCGAGCGCGCGCTATCAGTGGCCCCCGATTACGTGGCGCTGGGACCGGTCTGGCCCACCACGCTCAAGAAAATGCCATGGGCCCCGCAGGGTACCGCCCGGCTTACGGTCTGGAAGCAGCGCATTGGCGCCATTCCGCTTGTGGCGATTGGTGGTGTTACGCTTGCACGCGCGCCACTGTGCCTTGCCGCCGGGGCGGACTGTGTTTCCGCCGTATCCGACTTTATCCGCATGCCGGACCCGGCGGCACAAGTCCGGGCCTGGCTTGAGGCAACGGCAGGTCCGGCGACGGTGTGA